One region of Triticum aestivum cultivar Chinese Spring chromosome 6B, IWGSC CS RefSeq v2.1, whole genome shotgun sequence genomic DNA includes:
- the LOC123133261 gene encoding transcription termination factor MTERF4, chloroplastic-like: MLRLRGRIVAHLLSFSSTSGPAISPLHRLLSASAAAGSISPNPGGFAVEEYLVDTCGLTRPQAFNASTKLSHLKSPANPDAVLAFLAGVGLSGADVAPVVAKDPQLLCAKVDKTLAPVVDGLTGLGLSRSDIARLVSLAPGGFRRRAIVSRLHYYLPLLGSFQNFLRLLKRSSHLLSSDLDKAVKPNVVFLRECGLGGCDIAKLCIRVPRMLSTNPERVRAMVACAERLGVPRGSGMLRQALQAVAFRSEEKIVARLKYLKNTFGWSDAEASIVVRRYPAVLGKSKESLKCRSEFLLSEVGLEPMSIAHQPVILSLSLEGRLRPRYYVIKFLKENGLLDGDPSFFTAVKMTEKVFMEKLISPHKEAAPHLAEDYATACKGEVPTNFIFRWTRNRL; the protein is encoded by the coding sequence ATGCTCCGCCTCCGAGGGCGCATCGTTGCCCATCTCCTCTCTTTCTCCTCCACCTCTGGCCCGGCCATCTCCCCCCTCCACCGGCTCCTCTCCGCATCGGCAGCCGCCGGCTCCATTTCCCCGAACCCCGGTGGATTCGCCGTCGAGGAGTACCTCGTCGACACCTGCGGGCTCACCCGGCCCCAAGCCTTCAATGCCTCCACCAAGCTCTCCCACCTCAAGTCCCCCGCCAACCCCGATGCCGtcctcgccttcctcgccggcgtcggcctctccggcgccgacgtCGCCCCGGTTGTCGCCAAGGACCCGCAGCTCCTATGCGCCAAAGTGGACAAAACCCTGGCTCCGGTGGTCGATGGGCTCACCGGCCTCGGCCTGTCGCGTTCCGACATCGCCCGCCTCGTCTCGCTCGCCCCCGGCGGCTTCCGCCGTAGAGCCATAGTCTCCAGGCTGCACTACTACCTGCCCCTCTTGGGCTCCTTCCAAAACTTCCTCCGGCTGCTCAAGCGCTCATCCCACCTTCTGTCGTCGGACCTCGACAAGGCTGTCAAGCCCAATGTTGTGTTCCTGAGGGAGTGCGGGCTAGGTGGTTGTGATATTGCCAAGCTGTGTATCCGTGTGCCTAGGATGCTGAGCACCAACCCCGAGCGTGTCCGGGCGATGGTGGCATGTGCCGAAAGATTAGGTGTGCCCCGTGGCTCTGGGATGCTCAGGCAAGCGCTGCAGGCTGTCGCGTTTCGCAGCGAGGAGAAGATCGTCGCCAGATTGAAGTACTTGAAGAATACGTTCGGGTGGTCTGATGCTGAAGCAAGCATTGTTGTGCGCAGGTATCCGGCGGTGCTGGGGAAGTCAAAGGAATCTTTGAAGTGCAGGTCTGAGTTCCTGCTCTCTGAGGTGGGGCTGGAACCCATGTCCATTGCTCATCAACCTGTAATTCTCAGTCTTAGCCTGGAGGGCCGGCTGAGACCCCGGTACTATGTTATAAAGTTTCTCAAGGAAAATGGACTGCTAGATGGTGACCCGAGCTTCTTTACTGCGGTCAAGATGACTGAGAAGGTATTTATGGAGAAACTCATATCCCCTCACAAGGAAGCTGCACCACACCTCGCTGAAGACTATGCAACAGCTTGCAAAGGGGAAGTGCCAACTAATTTCATATTTAGATGGACCAGGAACAGGCTATGA